The nucleotide sequence CAGAAGCTGTTCTGGCTTCCTGCTGCGATAGAAAATTGAAATGGTCAATTAAAACCAGACGACCCAGCAAGGTGCGGGCATTAATGTTGTGGTTACGGACATAGGTTTGCAACTCTTGGTCGTAAAGGGTTAGCAGGGGCTGGTAAATGTCCGAATAAAAGCGGTCTACGTTCAGGAAGTTGCCGGCCTCATACACATAATAGTTAAACTGATCCGGGTTCTGCGTCAGCGTCTTCTCGTCCGTATAATAAGCGGGATTGGTCAGGATCCATTTTGCTATACCGCGAGTCCGCTTCAACCGCCTGACTACTTTGAGCGAGCCATCCATATAGATCTCAAAAAAGGTCTGGTTGAATCGTTCCGGGCCTGTAGGATTAGCGAGCGATACGAACGTGCGCTGTTTGGCCTGCTCGTAGTCGAACCAACCGAACTGCCGTATCTGACTAGCCGAGTAAGCCCGAACGCGGCCATCAGTCTGTCGGAGCAGGACCGTTTCGGCCGACCAGTTATACGATAGTTCTCCTTCCAGTATCGTATTGTCCCAGAAGCTGAGCCGACCGGTCTGCCAGCTCGTTTTTGGTCGTCCGGCCCAGGTGCTGACAACGCAGAAAAGTACAAGCAGCATTGTCTGCACAGACGTAAACAGCGTCTTCATAAGATTTTTTAATAAGTTGGATAAACGAAAAATTAACTCAACCGGCGCTCTCAGCTCGTAGCTTCTCCGGCTTTGTAATTTCTAAGATAACCATCAGACTATAAGCTTGTTATTTGCCCATTTGCAGTGCAATTTGTCTTTGTTTAACTATGGGCAGAAAGAATTGGCTTGTTAAAAGAAGTTTGTTTTGAAGTAGAAATTTTAGCCGAAAGGGTTATACAAACCCATTAATCAGTATTTATTACACGGCTATGTTTTTATTGCTATCGAATGGTGAATATTGGTATAATACAAAAAAGACACCTTGTTTTGTGGTGTCTTCATTCAGGTGAATGCATAGTCTATTTATAAGCTAACCAGGTTTCCTGCTAATTCAGTCGTTACGGACTGGAGACTCTGCACGCGAGTAGTTGTATTGATTAATGAGCATAGGTCTGGTGAAAATTCTTCCAGGAACAATGGCCGTAACAACGTTTGTTTAAATGGCTACATTAAGTAAGCCGTCTGGTCAGCGTTTGGAAAATTCCATGCCAATAAAGTGTATGGAAAGCATAGAGTTGGACTTAATGCCTTAGATCTATTTCTTTTCAGCAGAATTGTTTTTCGCTATATTAACTTGCTGACAGACAGGCGTTAGTGGCGAAGATTGCTTAAGCTTTAAAAAAATCAGCCAAGCTCTTTTAGCCGCTATAATCAGTTGGTTGAAGCCGCTATCGTTTCACCAATCAGTCGGATACCATCCAGCGTTAATGAGGGTAATACATCCACAAAGGCGTCATGTAACGAAGGCAGCCGGCCCGATAATCCTCCCGTTGCAATAGCGATACAGTCGCCGTTAAGCTCGGCGCGGATGCGGTCGATCAGCGAGCGAACCAGTCCTTCGTAGCCCAATACAACCCCGGCCTGAATGGCATGGGTCGTGTTATCGCCGAGCGCCGTGGTTGGGGTTTCAATAGGCACTTCGGGAAGCTGGGCGGTATTGGCGAATAGCGACCGGATAGCCGTTTTAAGACCTGGAGCGATGGCGACACCCAGAATTTTGCCCGTTCCCGATACGGTCGTGAAGGTGAGCGCCGTGCCGAAATCGACCACGACGCAGTTACGTTGATAACGCGTATAAGCCGCCAGGGCATTTGCCACCAAGTCGGTGCCTATTTCGTGCGGACGCAGAATATCGAGGGGCAGGAGTGGATATACGCCCGGTCCAACAACCACTGGGCTAAACCCGAACAGGTCGGCC is from Spirosoma taeanense and encodes:
- a CDS encoding type III pantothenate kinase, which codes for MQIIVDIGNTDAVFGLYDQTAWLHIWRTPARPDEPVKSYEGRLRLWLLEASISLSAVQTTVLSSVVPDLTPTMRTMLADLFGFSPVVVGPGVYPLLPLDILRPHEIGTDLVANALAAYTRYQRNCVVVDFGTALTFTTVSGTGKILGVAIAPGLKTAIRSLFANTAQLPEVPIETPTTALGDNTTHAIQAGVVLGYEGLVRSLIDRIRAELNGDCIAIATGGLSGRLPSLHDAFVDVLPSLTLDGIRLIGETIAASTN